Proteins co-encoded in one Pseudomonas fluorescens genomic window:
- a CDS encoding dual specificity protein phosphatase family protein — protein sequence MSLKRFSSAICFSLFALLGSIPAHAADAPVSRPPEWAQPVEVKYNFFQMSPTLYRSALPDAGAVPLLQKLKVATVINFLPEADSSWLNAPGINQVQLPYRTNHVDDSDVLKALRAIQTAEANGPVLMHCKHGSDRTGLMAAMYRIVVQGWSKEDALNEMTQGGFGESGHFKDGVRYVMQADVDKLRTALANGDCSTSAFATCSMKSWFQTVNLK from the coding sequence ATGTCCTTGAAGCGTTTTTCCTCCGCGATCTGTTTCTCGCTGTTTGCCCTGCTCGGCTCGATCCCGGCCCATGCCGCAGATGCGCCGGTTTCCCGCCCTCCGGAATGGGCGCAACCGGTCGAAGTGAAATACAACTTCTTCCAGATGTCGCCCACGCTCTATCGCAGTGCGCTGCCTGACGCCGGTGCCGTGCCGTTGCTGCAAAAACTGAAAGTGGCCACGGTCATCAACTTCCTGCCGGAGGCGGACTCGAGCTGGCTGAATGCCCCTGGCATCAATCAGGTGCAACTGCCGTATCGCACCAATCACGTCGATGACAGCGATGTCCTCAAGGCCTTGCGCGCCATTCAGACCGCCGAAGCCAACGGTCCGGTGTTGATGCATTGCAAGCACGGCTCCGACCGTACCGGCCTGATGGCGGCGATGTACCGCATCGTGGTGCAGGGCTGGAGCAAGGAAGACGCCCTGAACGAAATGACCCAGGGCGGTTTCGGTGAAAGCGGTCACTTCAAGGACGGGGTGCGCTACGTGATGCAGGCTGATGTCGACAAGCTGCGCACCGCGCTGGCCAATGGCGATTGCAGCACCAGTGCGTTCGCTACCTGCTCGATGAAGAGCTGGTTCCAGACCGTCAATCTGAAATAA
- a CDS encoding M3 family metallopeptidase, with the protein MPDSNPLLQHWILPPWPAIRAEHLLPAINTLIDDQRRIITQVLDTQLENPGWDDLVLSIDEADARIGEFRSILETLSTVRSDDADWLVESAKAHLAINHYRSEKARNRPLFEAYQRLAQSSVAAGFDESRKTVLARVLRKFRQSGIELPTAQQRELARLKLEIGGLEFSFLTHLERWTETWSKRVDDPTLLAGLSPAMKERLALNARQAGHDGWLIRLDQNTCQHILKYAENRALREECCVAYATRASDQGPLAGRFDNGPVLTKLLALRQQKARLLGHENAAQLSLAKSMAGTTTWVRDFLQCQVAQLIPILEQDAKQLAAFARQCGIDRIQPWDEDFLAEQWRQQQFPGALDNLRDYFAFDGTLLRLCLFCERMFGIRIVEQIGANHWHDDVRLLEIREHEQVIGYIYLDPFHRDNAADYAGTFTLRNRRINVEGRPALPIAVLYSNFTPATDGHPCRLELNELRVLFHEFGHCLQHVLTRSPHHTLSGILQLGHEAAEFSGQLFEQWCQSREFVLWLGAHFQTGERLSAARVDAALSASQAHSSRQQALLLMGAIIDFELHATLGDGRSVEEVCADVQRTMGLQLPDSHRFANGFDYMVTQYDASVYAYVWSGVLAQEAFKRFSLDWVFRAQTGRAFRETFFAPGAGRPLLEAVEAFIGRPVAEELCPGRPINRRVISD; encoded by the coding sequence ATGCCCGACTCCAACCCCCTCCTGCAACACTGGATCCTGCCGCCCTGGCCGGCGATTCGCGCTGAACATCTGCTGCCGGCGATCAACACCCTCATCGACGACCAGCGACGAATCATTACGCAAGTGCTCGACACTCAGTTGGAAAATCCCGGATGGGACGATCTGGTACTGAGCATCGACGAAGCCGATGCCCGCATCGGTGAATTCCGGTCGATTCTCGAAACACTGTCCACGGTCAGATCCGACGATGCCGACTGGCTCGTGGAAAGCGCCAAGGCTCATCTCGCGATCAACCACTATCGCTCTGAAAAAGCCCGAAATCGCCCGTTGTTCGAGGCTTACCAGCGTTTGGCGCAGAGCTCGGTCGCGGCCGGTTTCGATGAGTCACGCAAGACCGTGCTGGCGCGGGTACTGCGCAAATTCAGACAGTCCGGCATCGAGCTTCCCACTGCGCAGCAGCGGGAACTGGCCCGGTTGAAGCTTGAGATTGGCGGTCTGGAATTCAGTTTTCTGACCCACCTCGAACGCTGGACCGAGACCTGGAGCAAACGTGTCGACGACCCGACGTTGCTTGCAGGCCTGTCTCCGGCGATGAAGGAACGCCTGGCACTCAACGCCCGCCAGGCCGGCCATGACGGCTGGCTGATTCGCCTGGACCAGAACACCTGTCAGCACATCCTCAAATACGCCGAGAATCGTGCCCTGCGCGAGGAATGCTGTGTTGCCTACGCGACCCGCGCCTCCGATCAGGGGCCACTGGCCGGACGCTTCGACAACGGTCCGGTGCTGACAAAGCTACTTGCCTTGCGCCAACAGAAAGCTCGCTTGCTTGGCCACGAAAACGCCGCGCAACTGAGTCTGGCAAAGAGCATGGCCGGAACGACGACCTGGGTCAGGGATTTTCTCCAGTGCCAGGTTGCGCAATTGATCCCCATCCTGGAGCAGGACGCAAAACAACTGGCCGCCTTCGCCCGCCAATGCGGAATCGACCGTATCCAGCCATGGGACGAAGACTTCCTCGCCGAGCAATGGCGTCAGCAACAGTTTCCCGGAGCGCTGGATAACCTGCGTGATTACTTCGCGTTCGATGGCACCCTGCTCCGACTCTGCCTGTTCTGCGAGCGCATGTTCGGGATCCGTATCGTCGAACAGATCGGCGCAAACCACTGGCATGACGATGTGCGACTGCTGGAAATCCGCGAGCATGAACAGGTCATCGGCTACATCTACCTCGACCCGTTTCATCGCGATAACGCTGCGGATTACGCTGGCACCTTCACGCTACGCAACCGTCGGATCAACGTCGAAGGCCGGCCGGCGCTCCCCATTGCCGTGCTCTACAGCAATTTCACACCGGCCACCGACGGCCATCCATGCCGACTGGAGCTCAATGAGCTACGAGTACTTTTTCATGAGTTCGGCCACTGCCTTCAACACGTATTGACGCGCTCGCCCCATCACACGCTGTCCGGCATTTTGCAACTGGGCCATGAGGCGGCGGAGTTTTCCGGACAGCTGTTCGAACAGTGGTGCCAGTCGCGGGAGTTCGTGCTGTGGCTCGGTGCGCATTTCCAGACTGGCGAGCGCTTGAGCGCTGCACGGGTCGACGCGGCACTCTCGGCCAGTCAGGCCCACTCCAGTCGGCAACAGGCTTTGCTACTGATGGGAGCGATCATCGACTTCGAGCTGCACGCCACTCTCGGCGACGGTCGCTCTGTCGAAGAGGTTTGCGCCGACGTGCAGCGCACGATGGGTCTGCAACTGCCCGACAGTCACCGGTTCGCCAATGGTTTCGATTACATGGTGACCCAGTACGACGCTTCGGTTTACGCCTATGTCTGGTCAGGGGTGCTGGCTCAGGAAGCGTTCAAACGCTTCAGTCTTGACTGGGTGTTCAGGGCGCAGACCGGCCGGGCGTTCCGGGAAACGTTCTTTGCGCCCGGAGCCGGGCGCCCGTTGCTGGAAGCGGTGGAGGCGTTCATTGGCCGGCCGGTCGCTGAAGAGCTTTGCCCCGGCCGCCCCATCAACCGGCGGGTTATTTCAGATTGA
- a CDS encoding YheV family putative zinc ribbon protein, giving the protein MSEAPVKTKKRFIAGAVCPACSEPDKLMMWSEDDVPHRECVACGYSDTLNAQGLSVPKELGTRVNTSALKPAPDKTVQAVQFFPNPKLKKKPDEQH; this is encoded by the coding sequence ATGAGTGAGGCACCCGTGAAGACCAAAAAACGCTTTATCGCCGGGGCGGTCTGCCCGGCGTGCAGCGAGCCGGACAAACTGATGATGTGGAGCGAGGACGATGTCCCGCACCGCGAATGCGTGGCGTGCGGCTACAGCGATACGCTGAATGCCCAAGGGCTGTCGGTGCCGAAAGAGCTGGGCACGCGGGTCAACACCAGCGCGCTCAAGCCTGCTCCGGACAAAACGGTTCAGGCGGTGCAGTTCTTCCCGAACCCGAAGCTGAAGAAAAAACCTGACGAGCAACACTGA
- the prlC gene encoding oligopeptidase A: MFLPAKVPTVSVNNPLLQSYDLPPFSAIRAEHVQPAIETILADNRAAIADILKTQGQNPTWAGLVLAMDELNDRLGAAWSPVSHLNAVCNSAELREAYESCLPALSAYSTEMGQNRELFQAYEALANSTEAAGFDVAQKTILEHALRDFRLSGIDLPEAEQKRYAEVQSKLSELGSRFSNQLLDATQAWTKHLTDEAALAGLTDSAKAQMAAAAQAKGLDGWLITLEFPSYYAVMTYAQDRALREEVYAAYCTRASDQGPNAGQNDNGPVMDEILDLRQELAKLLGFSSFSELSLATKMAESSDQVLSFLRDLAKRSKPFAAQDLQQLKAYAAEQGCADLQSWDSGFYGEKLREQRYSVAQETLRAYFPIDKVLGGLFAIVQRLYGIEIAELKGFDTWHPDVRLFEIKENGQHVGRFFFDLYARANKRGGAWMDGARDRRRTVDGVLQSPVANLVCNFTPADSGKPALLTHDEVTTLFHEFGHGLHHLLTRVEHAGVSGINGVAWDAVELPSQFMENWCWEPEGLALISGHYETGEPLPQDLLEKMLAAKNFQSGLMMVRQLEFSLFDFELHATHGDGRSVAQVLEGVRDEVSVMRPPAYNRFPNSFAHIFAGGYAAGYYSYKWAEVLSADAFSKFEEDGVLNADTGRAFREAILARGGSQEPMVLFVDFRGREPSIDALLRHSGLSEDAAA; encoded by the coding sequence ATGTTTCTTCCAGCCAAGGTGCCAACCGTGAGCGTGAACAACCCTCTTCTGCAGTCCTACGACCTGCCGCCGTTCTCCGCGATCCGTGCCGAACACGTGCAGCCGGCCATCGAAACCATCCTGGCCGACAACCGCGCCGCCATCGCCGACATCCTCAAGACCCAGGGCCAGAACCCGACGTGGGCCGGGCTGGTGCTGGCGATGGACGAACTCAATGATCGCCTGGGCGCTGCCTGGAGTCCGGTCAGCCACCTCAATGCCGTGTGCAACAGCGCCGAACTGCGTGAAGCCTACGAGTCGTGCCTGCCGGCATTGAGCGCCTACTCCACCGAGATGGGTCAGAACCGCGAGCTGTTCCAGGCCTATGAAGCCCTGGCCAACAGCACGGAAGCCGCCGGTTTCGACGTGGCGCAGAAAACCATTCTGGAACACGCGTTGCGCGATTTCCGCCTCTCGGGCATCGACCTGCCGGAAGCCGAGCAGAAGCGCTACGCCGAAGTGCAGAGCAAGCTGTCCGAGCTGGGCAGCCGCTTCTCCAACCAGTTGCTCGACGCCACCCAGGCCTGGACCAAGCACCTGACCGACGAAGCCGCCCTTGCCGGCCTGACTGATTCGGCCAAGGCACAAATGGCTGCTGCCGCACAGGCCAAAGGCCTCGACGGCTGGCTGATCACCCTGGAGTTCCCGAGCTACTACGCGGTGATGACCTACGCCCAGGACCGTGCGCTGCGCGAAGAAGTCTACGCCGCCTACTGCACCCGTGCGTCGGATCAAGGCCCGAATGCCGGCCAGAACGACAACGGCCCGGTGATGGACGAAATCCTCGACCTGCGTCAGGAGCTGGCCAAACTGCTCGGTTTCTCCAGCTTCTCCGAACTGAGCCTGGCGACCAAAATGGCCGAGTCCAGCGATCAGGTGCTGAGCTTCCTGCGTGACCTGGCCAAGCGCAGCAAACCGTTTGCCGCCCAGGATCTGCAACAGCTCAAGGCTTACGCCGCCGAGCAGGGCTGCGCCGATCTGCAAAGCTGGGACAGCGGTTTCTACGGTGAAAAACTCCGTGAACAACGCTACAGCGTCGCCCAGGAAACCCTGCGCGCTTACTTCCCGATCGACAAAGTGCTGGGCGGGCTGTTCGCTATCGTTCAGCGCCTGTACGGCATCGAAATCGCTGAACTGAAAGGCTTCGACACCTGGCACCCGGACGTGCGCCTGTTCGAGATCAAGGAAAACGGTCAGCACGTCGGCCGCTTCTTCTTCGACCTCTACGCCCGCGCCAACAAGCGTGGCGGTGCCTGGATGGACGGCGCCCGAGACCGTCGCCGCACCGTCGACGGCGTGCTGCAAAGTCCGGTAGCCAACCTTGTGTGCAACTTCACCCCGGCCGACAGCGGCAAGCCTGCGCTGCTGACCCACGATGAAGTGACCACCCTGTTCCACGAGTTCGGCCACGGCCTGCACCACCTGCTGACCCGCGTCGAGCATGCCGGCGTATCGGGCATCAACGGCGTGGCGTGGGACGCAGTCGAGCTGCCGAGCCAGTTCATGGAAAACTGGTGCTGGGAGCCGGAAGGCCTGGCGCTGATTTCCGGTCATTACGAAACCGGCGAGCCACTGCCGCAGGACCTGCTGGAAAAAATGCTCGCAGCGAAGAACTTCCAGTCCGGCCTGATGATGGTGCGTCAGCTGGAATTCTCGCTGTTCGACTTCGAACTGCACGCCACCCACGGCGACGGCCGCAGCGTCGCGCAGGTGCTTGAAGGCGTGCGTGACGAGGTGTCGGTGATGCGTCCTCCGGCCTACAACCGCTTCCCGAACAGCTTTGCGCACATCTTCGCCGGCGGTTACGCGGCGGGTTACTACAGCTACAAGTGGGCGGAAGTGCTGTCGGCAGATGCCTTCTCCAAATTCGAAGAAGACGGTGTGCTCAATGCTGACACCGGTCGCGCCTTCCGCGAAGCGATCCTCGCCCGTGGCGGCTCGCAGGAGCCGATGGTGCTGTTCGTCGACTTCCGTGGCCGTGAGCCGTCGATTGACGCACTCTTGCGCCACAGCGGCCTGAGTGAGGACGCGGCAGCATGA
- a CDS encoding gamma carbonic anhydrase family protein, producing the protein MSLRKYQNHTPRLGQGAFVDGSAVVIGDVEIGEDSSVWPLTVIRGDMHRIRIGARTSVQDGCVLHITHAGPFNPDGFPLLIGDDVTIAHKVMLHGCTVGSRVLIGMGSIVMDGAVVEDDVIIGAGSLVPPGKRLERGFLYVGSPVKQVRPLTDKENAFFTYSAANYVKLKDLHLAEGYDQL; encoded by the coding sequence GTGTCCCTTCGCAAGTACCAGAATCACACCCCACGCTTGGGCCAAGGCGCTTTTGTCGACGGCTCGGCGGTGGTGATCGGCGACGTCGAAATCGGTGAAGACAGCTCCGTATGGCCGCTGACCGTGATCCGTGGCGACATGCACCGCATCCGCATCGGTGCCCGCACCAGCGTGCAGGATGGCTGCGTGTTGCACATCACCCACGCCGGCCCGTTCAACCCGGACGGCTTCCCGCTGCTGATCGGCGATGACGTGACCATCGCCCACAAGGTCATGCTGCATGGCTGCACCGTCGGCAGTCGCGTACTGATCGGCATGGGCAGCATCGTCATGGACGGCGCGGTGGTCGAGGACGACGTGATCATCGGTGCCGGCAGTCTGGTGCCACCGGGCAAGCGCCTGGAACGCGGTTTCCTGTACGTGGGCAGCCCGGTGAAACAGGTTCGCCCGCTGACCGACAAGGAAAACGCCTTTTTCACCTACAGCGCGGCGAACTACGTGAAGCTCAAGGACTTGCATCTGGCCGAAGGCTACGACCAGCTCTGA
- a CDS encoding HAD family hydrolase, with product MHYQTVLFDLDGTLTDPREGITRSIQFALAKLGIDEPDLTRLEHFIGPPLLQAFMQFYGFDEAKAWEAVNFYRERFKVTGLYENRVFEGVTPLLETLSGQGRQLYIATSKPWVFAREIARHFDFARHFKVIYGSELDGTRTNKVELIAHLIAEEGLDPANTLMIGDRKHDLIGARSNGLDAAAVGYGFGSREELSAEAPTYHFETLAELHQAFLQR from the coding sequence ATGCATTACCAGACCGTACTGTTCGACCTCGACGGCACCCTCACCGATCCGCGTGAGGGCATCACCCGTTCCATCCAGTTCGCGCTGGCCAAACTCGGCATCGATGAGCCGGACCTGACCAGACTGGAACACTTCATCGGCCCGCCGCTGTTGCAGGCGTTCATGCAGTTCTATGGTTTTGATGAAGCGAAGGCGTGGGAGGCGGTGAATTTCTATCGCGAGCGCTTCAAGGTCACCGGCCTTTACGAGAACCGGGTGTTCGAAGGCGTCACGCCGTTGCTGGAAACCTTGAGCGGCCAGGGGCGGCAGTTGTACATCGCGACTTCGAAACCTTGGGTATTTGCTCGGGAAATCGCCCGGCACTTCGATTTCGCCCGACATTTCAAGGTGATCTACGGCAGCGAATTGGACGGCACCCGCACCAACAAGGTCGAACTGATTGCTCACTTGATCGCCGAGGAAGGGCTGGATCCGGCCAATACGCTGATGATCGGTGATCGCAAACACGATTTGATCGGCGCACGCAGCAATGGTCTGGACGCGGCGGCCGTGGGTTACGGTTTTGGCAGCCGTGAAGAGCTCAGCGCGGAAGCGCCGACGTATCACTTCGAGACGCTGGCCGAGCTGCATCAGGCGTTTTTGCAGCGCTGA
- a CDS encoding aminopeptidase, whose amino-acid sequence MVRPFPSLGLLDRVLRVLFPGVLFLLLNGCSSVGYYSQLASGQLQLLRAREPVAKVIADPSRDATLRAHLTQSQKARDFASQHLHLPDNQSYRLYADIHRPYVVWNVFATPEFSLSPQNHCFPIAGCVAYRGYYSQSAARGEAAIQRLQGMDVSIGGVEAYSTLGWFNDPILNSMMGWGDERLATLIFHELGHQRFYVKDDTEFNESYATFVEQEGTRQWRAFRGLPPENDAQLKRRDQFIQLILDTRARLEKLYAQPISVEQMRERKTAEFERFRRDYRVMRDSQWAGDKRYDAWVKAPLNNARLLPFGLYDQWVPAFAALFRQVKGDWPQFYARVEQLGKLPADKRKAALRELAAPRPD is encoded by the coding sequence GTGGTCAGGCCGTTTCCAAGCCTTGGGTTACTTGATCGCGTTTTGCGGGTTTTGTTTCCGGGTGTGTTGTTTTTGTTGCTCAACGGTTGTTCCAGCGTTGGCTATTACAGCCAGCTGGCCAGCGGTCAACTGCAATTGCTGCGGGCGCGAGAGCCGGTGGCCAAGGTGATCGCCGACCCGAGCCGGGACGCCACACTGCGCGCCCACCTGACCCAGTCGCAGAAGGCCCGGGATTTCGCCAGCCAGCACCTGCACCTGCCCGACAACCAGAGCTATCGCCTGTACGCCGACATCCACCGGCCGTATGTGGTGTGGAATGTCTTCGCCACCCCGGAGTTTTCCCTGAGCCCACAGAACCACTGCTTCCCGATTGCCGGCTGCGTGGCCTATCGCGGCTACTACAGCCAGAGCGCGGCGCGGGGCGAAGCGGCGATTCAGCGCCTGCAAGGCATGGACGTGTCGATTGGCGGTGTCGAAGCCTATTCGACCCTGGGCTGGTTCAATGACCCGATCCTCAATTCGATGATGGGCTGGGGCGATGAACGGTTGGCCACGCTGATCTTCCATGAGCTGGGCCATCAACGTTTCTATGTGAAGGACGACACCGAGTTCAACGAGTCCTACGCCACGTTTGTCGAGCAGGAAGGCACCCGGCAGTGGCGGGCGTTTCGTGGCTTGCCGCCAGAAAATGACGCTCAACTCAAACGTCGTGACCAGTTCATTCAACTGATCCTCGATACCCGTGCCCGACTGGAGAAGCTGTACGCCCAACCGATTTCCGTCGAGCAGATGCGCGAACGCAAGACTGCCGAGTTCGAACGGTTTCGCCGGGACTATCGGGTGATGCGCGACAGCCAGTGGGCCGGGGACAAACGCTATGACGCCTGGGTCAAAGCACCGCTGAACAATGCGCGGCTGTTGCCGTTCGGGCTGTATGACCAGTGGGTGCCGGCGTTTGCGGCGTTGTTCAGACAGGTGAAGGGAGATTGGCCGCAGTTTTATGCGCGGGTCGAACAGCTGGGTAAATTGCCGGCGGACAAACGCAAGGCAGCGCTGCGTGAGCTGGCTGCCCCTCGCCCGGATTGA
- a CDS encoding DUF1161 domain-containing protein, protein MKRFALAVICGVLATSAFAAPKDCEELKQEIEIKIQANAVPSYTLEIVSKEEAEKHDVAMIVGTCDNGTKAIIYQKNDR, encoded by the coding sequence ATGAAACGTTTTGCCTTGGCGGTTATCTGTGGCGTGCTGGCAACGTCGGCCTTCGCAGCGCCCAAAGACTGCGAAGAACTCAAGCAAGAGATCGAAATCAAGATTCAGGCGAATGCCGTGCCCTCCTACACCCTGGAGATAGTGTCCAAAGAGGAGGCTGAAAAACACGACGTCGCCATGATCGTCGGCACCTGCGACAACGGCACCAAAGCCATCATCTATCAGAAGAACGACCGCTGA
- a CDS encoding OsmC family protein, giving the protein MAIVKKASAHWEGDLKTGIGSISTETGVLREAPYGFKARFEGGKGTNPEELIGAAHAGCFSMAFSMILGDAGLKADSIDTQAEVTLDQVDGGFAITAVKLILKAKIPGATQAQFEELSNKAKEGCPVSKVLNAKISLDASLVG; this is encoded by the coding sequence ATGGCTATCGTGAAGAAGGCATCCGCGCATTGGGAAGGTGACCTGAAAACCGGCATCGGCTCGATCTCCACTGAAACCGGCGTCCTGCGGGAAGCGCCGTACGGCTTCAAGGCCCGCTTCGAGGGCGGCAAGGGCACCAACCCGGAAGAACTGATCGGCGCCGCCCACGCCGGCTGTTTCTCCATGGCATTCTCGATGATCCTCGGCGACGCCGGGCTGAAGGCCGACAGCATCGATACCCAGGCTGAAGTCACCCTTGATCAGGTTGACGGCGGTTTCGCGATCACTGCGGTGAAGCTGATTCTCAAGGCGAAGATTCCGGGCGCGACTCAGGCGCAGTTCGAAGAGCTGAGCAACAAGGCCAAGGAAGGTTGCCCGGTGTCCAAGGTGCTGAATGCGAAAATCAGTCTCGACGCGTCGCTGGTTGGCTGA
- a CDS encoding LLM class flavin-dependent oxidoreductase: MKQLSDVKFSTLDLVPVRENGSPAQSLRNSLDLAQHVEKFGYTRFWVAEHHNMDGIASSATTVLLGYLAGGTSTIRVGSGGVMLPNHAPLVIAEQFGTLESLYPGRIDLGLGRAPGSDQMTARALRRERSGSADDFPEDVAELARFLGPRTPDQRVIAMPGTGTNVPIWLLGSSLFSAQLAGERGLPYAFASHFAPRFMHEAIRVYRNHFKPSAVLDKPYVMLGVPLVAADTDEQADYLATSVYQRILALMRGQSLVQRPPVKTMDGLWLPHEREAVGDFLGLAMVGSPQKIRAKLEVLVEQTQADELIFTCDLYEHADRLHSYELLAQVMKG, translated from the coding sequence ATGAAGCAACTGTCCGACGTAAAGTTTTCAACCCTCGATCTGGTGCCGGTGCGCGAAAACGGCAGCCCGGCGCAGTCGCTGCGCAACTCGCTGGACCTCGCGCAGCATGTCGAAAAATTCGGCTACACCCGGTTCTGGGTCGCCGAGCACCACAACATGGACGGCATCGCCAGTTCCGCCACCACGGTTTTGCTGGGCTATCTGGCCGGCGGCACGTCGACCATCCGCGTCGGCTCCGGTGGCGTGATGCTGCCCAACCACGCGCCGCTGGTGATCGCCGAGCAGTTCGGCACCCTTGAAAGCCTGTATCCGGGGCGGATCGACCTCGGCCTGGGCCGTGCGCCGGGTTCCGATCAGATGACCGCCCGCGCCCTGCGCCGAGAGCGCTCCGGCAGTGCCGACGACTTCCCGGAAGATGTGGCCGAACTGGCGCGGTTCCTCGGCCCGCGTACGCCGGATCAACGAGTGATCGCGATGCCGGGCACCGGCACCAACGTGCCGATCTGGCTGCTCGGGTCCAGCCTGTTCAGTGCGCAACTGGCCGGCGAGCGCGGTTTGCCCTACGCCTTTGCCTCACATTTTGCACCGCGCTTCATGCACGAGGCGATTCGCGTCTACCGCAATCACTTCAAGCCATCGGCGGTGCTCGACAAGCCGTACGTGATGCTCGGCGTGCCGCTGGTGGCCGCCGACACCGACGAGCAGGCCGATTACCTGGCAACCTCGGTGTACCAGCGGATTCTCGCGCTGATGCGTGGGCAAAGTCTGGTGCAGCGTCCGCCGGTGAAAACCATGGACGGCCTGTGGCTGCCACACGAGCGTGAGGCGGTGGGTGATTTCCTCGGTCTGGCGATGGTCGGCAGTCCGCAGAAAATCCGCGCGAAACTCGAAGTACTGGTGGAACAGACCCAGGCTGACGAACTGATCTTCACCTGCGATCTGTACGAACACGCCGATCGCCTGCATTCCTACGAGCTGCTGGCGCAGGTGATGAAGGGCTGA
- a CDS encoding DUF1161 domain-containing protein, whose amino-acid sequence MKKFILAVGLLSLAGGAFAAGKPCEELKAEIAAKLDAKGVSGYSLEIVDKGAASGGKVVGTCEGGAKEIVYTRG is encoded by the coding sequence ATGAAGAAGTTCATATTGGCAGTAGGTTTGTTGAGCCTTGCGGGTGGTGCGTTTGCTGCCGGCAAGCCCTGTGAAGAACTGAAGGCTGAAATTGCGGCCAAGCTGGATGCCAAGGGCGTTTCCGGGTATTCGCTGGAGATTGTCGACAAGGGTGCGGCCAGTGGCGGCAAAGTCGTCGGCACCTGCGAAGGCGGCGCCAAAGAGATCGTTTACACCCGCGGCTGA
- a CDS encoding dodecin: MSDHHTYKKVELVGSSTSSIEDAINNALAEANKSIKHLEWFEVVDTRGHIKDGKAAHFQVTLKVGFRIASS, translated from the coding sequence ATGAGTGACCATCACACCTACAAGAAAGTCGAGCTGGTCGGTTCGTCCACCAGCAGCATCGAAGACGCCATCAACAACGCGCTGGCCGAGGCCAACAAGAGCATCAAGCATCTGGAATGGTTTGAAGTAGTCGATACCCGCGGCCACATCAAGGACGGCAAGGCTGCCCACTTTCAAGTGACTCTGAAAGTCGGGTTCAGGATTGCCAGCAGCTGA
- a CDS encoding DUF883 family protein produces the protein MANTSLRKASLQSMEAEIESLLKSLESLKDDASDESRKTLKALKGNAESALKHSRSLLSDAYEEVKVKTRETGIATRDYAQEHPWTTAGVAVGALGLLAAYLLFKRGE, from the coding sequence ATGGCCAACACCTCGTTACGCAAAGCCTCGTTGCAAAGCATGGAAGCGGAGATCGAGAGTCTGCTCAAGTCGTTGGAGAGCCTGAAGGACGACGCTTCTGACGAGTCGCGCAAGACCCTCAAGGCGCTCAAGGGCAATGCTGAAAGCGCGCTGAAACACTCGCGCAGTCTGCTCAGCGATGCCTACGAAGAAGTCAAAGTCAAAACCCGCGAGACCGGGATCGCCACCCGTGATTACGCGCAGGAACATCCGTGGACGACCGCCGGTGTGGCGGTCGGTGCGCTGGGTCTGCTGGCCGCTTACTTGCTGTTCAAGCGCGGCGAGTGA